A region from the Linepithema humile isolate Giens D197 chromosome 1, Lhum_UNIL_v1.0, whole genome shotgun sequence genome encodes:
- the LOC105669497 gene encoding uncharacterized protein has translation MDDTRARADEDIALDSSRLRSSARLGSAASTSAAATTTVATTTTSTSSLATTCRVARRKRKKRRRQRPAANNDDESSVAVASRSAITSSGNVAVAESNSADAVVLESDVDAVDAVVAANAATAGTDSAAARVDKPRSRLLVEQHTASGDTQPRVGGSGARAAASSVGTAGVTLLNRRAGKRSPRRCNAAGGRRSAMTMDLQRLINEVHARPAIWDQKNVNYHNRDVILKMWREIARACEVSTDVAKSKWKHLRDNFRNELKKTYRGKCDGVGGTEHDSKWVWFKSLFFLRDQMNSRVIGCALSQNCVGMRSSPDGTQIEPQIDILEGHEETQFEDLDGDSCQSLLSNDDGLHQVMPPPKMNKIIGRKRALMDAIDNDYGIEIDRKRYESLQKRLAIGSEDEDDTYHFLMSVRNPLRSLPLDRQMFVRLKIQELVYNEINSQNQQPQTTSRGVYDASSQNQDVKPPRTGNGGNGVVGDVVSDMSNPASLLQNCTPEGSSDDAFFG, from the exons ATGGACGACACGCGCGCACGAGCCGACGAGGATATAGCCCTGGATTCGTCCCGCTTGCGTTCATCCGCTCGGCTCGGCTCCGCAGCGAGCACCTCCGCTGCCGCCACTACCACCGTCGCTACTACCACCACCTCCACCTCCTCCTTGGCCACCACCTGCCGCGTTGCGAGACGcaagaggaagaagaggagACGTCAGCGACCTGCTGCGAACAACGACGACGAAAGCAGCGTCGCCGTCGCTTCTCGCAGCGCTATCACCTCGAGCGGTAACGTCGCCGTAGCCGAGAGTAACTCGGCCGACGCCGTCGTCCTCGAGTCCGACGTCGACGCCGTCGacgccgtcgtcgccgccaACGCAGCCACCGCGGGGACAGACTCGGCGGCGGCGCGGGTCGATAAACCGAGGAGCCGCCTCCTCGTCGAACAGCACACCGCTAGCGGAGACACCCAGCCACGCGTCGGAGGAAGCGGCGCGCGTGCGGCCGCCTCCTCCGTCGGCACCGCCGGCGTCACGCTTCTCAATCGACGCGCCGGCAAACGCTCGCCCCGGCGATGCAACGCCGCCGGCGGACGTAGGAGCGCGATGACGATGGATCTCCAGCGGCTGATTAACGAGGTGCACGCGAGACCCGCAATCTGGGACCAGAAGAACGTCAACTATCACAACCGCGATGTCATACTGAAGATGTGGCGGGAGATCGCGAGGGCCTGCGAGGTGTCGA CGGACGTCGCCAAGTCCAAGTGGAAGCACCTACGCGACAATTTTCGGAACGAACTGAAGAAGACCTACCGGGGTAAATGTGACGGTGTCGGTGGCACCGAGCACGATTCCAAATGGGTCTGGTTCAAGAGTCTGTTCTTTCTTCGGGACCAAATGAACTCCAGGGTGATTGGTTGCGCTCTGTCGCAAAATTGCGTCGGTATGCGCTCGTCGCCGGACGGCACGCAGATAGAGCCGCAGATCGACATCCTCGAAGGCCACGAAGAGACGCAGTTCGAAGATCTAGACGGCGACTCGTGCCAGTCGTTGCTATCCAACGACGACGGCTTGCATCAGGTGATGCCGCCGCCAAAGATGAACAAGATAATCGGCCGGAAGCGGGCGCTGATGGACGCGATCGACAACGATTACGGCATAGAGATAGACCGGAAGCGGTACGAGTCGCTGCAGAAGAGACTGGCGATCGGTTCCGAAGACGAGGACGACACTTATCACTTTCTAATGAGTGTCCGGAATCCTCTGAGAAGTTTGCCGCTCGACAGGCAGATGTTTGTCCGACTTAAGATTCAGGAGCTGGTCTACAACGAGATTAACTCGCAGAATCAACAGCCGCAGACAACCAGCCGCGGCGTTTATGATGCATCCTCGCAGAACCAAGACGTGAAGCCGCCGCGGACGGGTAACGGTGGAAACGGCGTCGTCGGCGACGTCGTCAGCGACATGTCGAATCCGGCGTCGTTGCTGCAAAACTGTACGCCCGAAGGTTCCAGCGATGACGCCTTCTTCGGCTGA
- the LOC105669551 gene encoding uncharacterized protein isoform X1, with amino-acid sequence MAGQMQLVFLLVIIALAQDNVTPFAIEHNFHASHQSAKIVRKDVNLNEAVDTLLPYIHTFILDNGMDPMKLIDFSEAIFPELPGIAKGNVDFKKGWMQNLSKIQRSNDVTASYKDKRLILDMNLGFNLLDFNYEYYLKHMVYERQGDVYGRFYDLKINTVVTIDLANYYLSLNSLKFSEVSKYDLKFEGNLVDPILNILTKIVTVVFRKCVLLAIEDHATLIFGAKIDEWNKMIPRPNRTRLIEDWLDRFSKV; translated from the exons ATGGCTGGTCAAATGCAATTGGTTTTTCTCTTGGTGATTATAGCTTTGGCGCAAGACAATGTCACGCCTTTTGCAATTGAACACAATTT CCACGCTTCTCATCAATCTGCGAAGATTGTACGTAAAGATGTAAACCTCAATGAAGCAGTTGACACTCTATTGCCGTATATACATACGTTTATTTTGGATAATGGAATGGATCCTATGAAACTCATCGATTTTTCCGAAGCAATTTTTCCAGAGCTG ccTGGAATAGCTAAGGGAAACGTCGACTTCAAAAAGGGATGGATGCAGAACTTGTCGAAAATACAACGCAGCAATGATGTGACTGCATCATACAAGGATAAACGTTTGATATTGGATATGAATTTGGGATTTAATCTTTTGGAC tttaactatgaatattatttaaaacatatggTATACGAAAGGCAAGGTGACGTCTATGGTCGTTTCTACGATCTTAAGATTAACACCGTAGTAACGATCGATCTAGCTAATTACTATTTGTCTCTTAATTCTCTCAAGTTTTCTGAAGTTTC aaaatatgaTCTTAAATTCGAGGGTAACCTCGTGGATCCGATTTTGAACATTTTGACTAAGATAGTTACGGTAGTTTTCCGAAAATGCGTATTGCTAGCTATTGAGGATCACGCCACGCTAATATTTGGCGCAAAAATTGACGAATGGAACAAAATGATTCCGCGACCAAATCGCACGAGGCTGATAGAGGACTGGCTTGATCGCTTTTCAAAAGTGTAa
- the LOC105669551 gene encoding uncharacterized protein isoform X2 — MPSPMQSPHAVPIQIFLSIDRHASHQSAKIVRKDVNLNEAVDTLLPYIHTFILDNGMDPMKLIDFSEAIFPELPGIAKGNVDFKKGWMQNLSKIQRSNDVTASYKDKRLILDMNLGFNLLDFNYEYYLKHMVYERQGDVYGRFYDLKINTVVTIDLANYYLSLNSLKFSEVSKYDLKFEGNLVDPILNILTKIVTVVFRKCVLLAIEDHATLIFGAKIDEWNKMIPRPNRTRLIEDWLDRFSKV, encoded by the exons ATGCCTTCTCCGATGCAATCGCCACATGCTGTGCCGATCCAGATATTTCTCAgcatcgatcg CCACGCTTCTCATCAATCTGCGAAGATTGTACGTAAAGATGTAAACCTCAATGAAGCAGTTGACACTCTATTGCCGTATATACATACGTTTATTTTGGATAATGGAATGGATCCTATGAAACTCATCGATTTTTCCGAAGCAATTTTTCCAGAGCTG ccTGGAATAGCTAAGGGAAACGTCGACTTCAAAAAGGGATGGATGCAGAACTTGTCGAAAATACAACGCAGCAATGATGTGACTGCATCATACAAGGATAAACGTTTGATATTGGATATGAATTTGGGATTTAATCTTTTGGAC tttaactatgaatattatttaaaacatatggTATACGAAAGGCAAGGTGACGTCTATGGTCGTTTCTACGATCTTAAGATTAACACCGTAGTAACGATCGATCTAGCTAATTACTATTTGTCTCTTAATTCTCTCAAGTTTTCTGAAGTTTC aaaatatgaTCTTAAATTCGAGGGTAACCTCGTGGATCCGATTTTGAACATTTTGACTAAGATAGTTACGGTAGTTTTCCGAAAATGCGTATTGCTAGCTATTGAGGATCACGCCACGCTAATATTTGGCGCAAAAATTGACGAATGGAACAAAATGATTCCGCGACCAAATCGCACGAGGCTGATAGAGGACTGGCTTGATCGCTTTTCAAAAGTGTAa
- the LOC105669550 gene encoding uncharacterized protein isoform X1, whose translation MIDKINNLDNPVICWIYAKNYKSEVNTKNRHSLHTIAMKLVYFVLSFVALALAELKIRDFTQNEDRSIDLNKLMDRFNPQISEFIINRGLDPLDLPRTEQKLWVQFPNSTSEREGEIPIQPMIYKADLILHSGKLERLSTLKRYGDATLTYKDNILNTEFGFEFELLEGTYNYILKLVFFDWTGRVTVSGENVHAKVNILFDTTNYILTLNKFELQVDGSIKVTFHQNGLAGAIKTAIVNMIIPFFKNTITDTVQKEVTNTIQFYFNEINRIIAPREKSEPVFNYQLLNQLLDQLNK comes from the exons ATGATCGACAAGATTAATAATCTTGATAATCCGGTAATCTGCTGGATTTACGCGAAGAATTATAAAAGCGAAGTGAACACAAAGAATAGACATAGTCTCCATACAATTGCCATGAAGCTTGTTTACTTCGTTCTGTCATTTGTTGCTCTGGCTTTGGCCGAGCTAAAAATTCG ggATTTTACTCAGAATGAAGATCGGAGTATTGACTTAAATAAGTTGATGGACCGTTTTAATCCTCaaatttcagaatttattattaatcgtgGCTTGGATCCGCTCGATCTTCCACGTACTGAACAAAAATTGTGGGTG CAATTTCCGAATTCTACTTccgagagagagggagagataCCTATCCAACCAATGATATACAAAGCTGACCTCATTTTGCATTCGGGAAAATTGGAACGTTTATCCACTTTGAAACGCTATGGCGACGCTACCTTAACTTACAAagataacatattaaatactGAGTTTGGATTTGAATTCGAACTTTTGGAG GGAACATACAATTATATTCTAAAACTAGTGTTCTTCGACTGGACAGGTCGCGTTACAGTTTCAGGAGAAAATGTACACGCTAAGgttaacattttattcgaCACGACAAATTACATTCTGACTCTCAACAAGTTCGAGTTACAAGTTGATGg tAGCATTAAAGTGACATTCCATCAAAACGGATTAGCGGGTGCGATAAAGACAGCTATCGTCAATATGATAATACCATTCTTCAAAAACACTATTACGGACACCGTTCAAAAGGAAGTGACAAATACAATTCAATTCtatttcaatgaaataaatcGAATAATTGCTCCGCGCGAAAAATCGGAGCCCGTTTTCAACTATCAGCTATTAAATCAGTTATTGGATCAActgaacaaataa
- the LOC105669550 gene encoding uncharacterized protein isoform X2, giving the protein MIDKINNLDNPVICWIYAKNYKSEVNTKNRHSLHTIAMKLVYFVLSFVALALAELKIRDFTQNEDRSIDLNKLMDRFNPQISEFIINRGLDPLDLPRTEQKLWVQFPNSTSEREGEIPIQPMIYKADLILHSGKLERLSTLKRYGDATLTYKDNILNTEFGFEFELLEGTYNYILKLVFFDWTGRVTVSGENVHAKVNILFDTTNYILTLNKFELQVDGIKVTFHQNGLAGAIKTAIVNMIIPFFKNTITDTVQKEVTNTIQFYFNEINRIIAPREKSEPVFNYQLLNQLLDQLNK; this is encoded by the exons ATGATCGACAAGATTAATAATCTTGATAATCCGGTAATCTGCTGGATTTACGCGAAGAATTATAAAAGCGAAGTGAACACAAAGAATAGACATAGTCTCCATACAATTGCCATGAAGCTTGTTTACTTCGTTCTGTCATTTGTTGCTCTGGCTTTGGCCGAGCTAAAAATTCG ggATTTTACTCAGAATGAAGATCGGAGTATTGACTTAAATAAGTTGATGGACCGTTTTAATCCTCaaatttcagaatttattattaatcgtgGCTTGGATCCGCTCGATCTTCCACGTACTGAACAAAAATTGTGGGTG CAATTTCCGAATTCTACTTccgagagagagggagagataCCTATCCAACCAATGATATACAAAGCTGACCTCATTTTGCATTCGGGAAAATTGGAACGTTTATCCACTTTGAAACGCTATGGCGACGCTACCTTAACTTACAAagataacatattaaatactGAGTTTGGATTTGAATTCGAACTTTTGGAG GGAACATACAATTATATTCTAAAACTAGTGTTCTTCGACTGGACAGGTCGCGTTACAGTTTCAGGAGAAAATGTACACGCTAAGgttaacattttattcgaCACGACAAATTACATTCTGACTCTCAACAAGTTCGAGTTACAAGTTGATGg CATTAAAGTGACATTCCATCAAAACGGATTAGCGGGTGCGATAAAGACAGCTATCGTCAATATGATAATACCATTCTTCAAAAACACTATTACGGACACCGTTCAAAAGGAAGTGACAAATACAATTCAATTCtatttcaatgaaataaatcGAATAATTGCTCCGCGCGAAAAATCGGAGCCCGTTTTCAACTATCAGCTATTAAATCAGTTATTGGATCAActgaacaaataa